A window from Hymenobacter volaticus encodes these proteins:
- a CDS encoding methylmalonyl-CoA mutase family protein yields the protein MPDTPRPASVSFSEFEPVSTAAWQARIARDLKGADPATLRWQTPDGFMLDPFYHREALEALPEPPTPQVRPSATGSSWRNVPSYSVPAGERGHATILRAAEALTRGADGAHFVVADATAFDVEFLHAHLPLDTTYVGYSLTNAPAAFIQRLLDTGISELHGFLQHDPISNHLHNFKGQLQELREALTLTQHMPNFRALTLHTAFFGNRGATVTQQVAFALATAAAYLSELPTEALPIANVAAAMRVHVAINPNYFFEIAKLRGLRRLWVTLLHAYGLPPETAQVPLWAETSSWSQTTLDAHTNLLRVTTEAMSAVLGGADALSVRPFDCLFHDPNEFSDRLARNLSVLLREEVGLGQVQDAAAGSYYLETLTDTLAREAWTLFQKIEAKGGLPAAIGLVMQELHEAAQAQFRRIATGEQVVVGTNKFQNTREHFDFNPKRLLRSREFDSTRATYPSEVLRLATSLHFERREKKRKRAAVVLLGSHTNQLIEESFLRLLPDQEQADLHESHPVGTLSVLLSSTEEAILMYATPEQFGRFARYIYRIADDDTTFVPPVLITADLATMQEAVRVFGFQEFTVQGYSTEDVLARLQGK from the coding sequence ATGCCTGACACGCCGCGCCCCGCGTCTGTTTCCTTTTCTGAATTCGAGCCTGTAAGTACAGCCGCTTGGCAGGCTCGCATTGCGCGCGACCTGAAGGGCGCGGACCCGGCCACGTTGCGCTGGCAAACCCCAGACGGCTTCATGCTCGATCCTTTCTACCACCGCGAAGCCTTAGAGGCGTTACCAGAACCTCCTACGCCACAAGTGCGGCCTAGCGCTACCGGCAGCAGTTGGCGCAATGTGCCTTCCTACTCGGTGCCGGCGGGCGAGCGGGGCCACGCCACTATTCTGCGGGCAGCCGAAGCGCTGACCAGGGGTGCTGACGGGGCTCACTTTGTGGTAGCTGATGCCACGGCTTTCGATGTGGAGTTTTTGCATGCGCACTTGCCGCTAGACACCACTTATGTAGGATACTCGCTCACTAACGCGCCAGCCGCTTTTATACAACGGCTGCTAGATACGGGTATCTCCGAACTACACGGGTTTCTGCAACATGACCCCATCAGCAATCATCTGCATAATTTCAAAGGGCAGCTTCAGGAATTGCGGGAGGCGCTGACGCTAACCCAACACATGCCGAATTTTCGGGCCCTGACTTTGCACACGGCTTTCTTCGGCAACCGAGGGGCTACCGTTACGCAGCAAGTGGCTTTCGCGCTGGCTACTGCGGCTGCTTACCTGAGTGAGTTGCCGACGGAGGCGTTACCTATTGCCAACGTAGCAGCGGCTATGCGGGTGCACGTTGCTATCAACCCGAACTACTTTTTCGAAATTGCCAAACTGCGGGGGTTGCGCAGACTCTGGGTTACGCTGCTGCACGCTTACGGACTGCCGCCCGAAACAGCTCAAGTACCTCTATGGGCCGAAACGTCGTCGTGGAGCCAGACGACGCTTGACGCGCACACCAACTTACTGCGCGTGACCACCGAGGCTATGAGTGCCGTATTAGGTGGCGCCGACGCGCTCAGCGTCCGCCCCTTCGACTGCCTGTTCCACGACCCTAACGAATTCTCGGACCGGTTGGCGCGCAACCTGTCGGTGCTGCTGCGCGAGGAAGTAGGCTTGGGGCAGGTGCAGGATGCGGCGGCAGGCTCTTACTATTTGGAAACCCTCACCGATACCCTGGCCCGCGAAGCCTGGACCTTGTTTCAGAAAATAGAGGCCAAGGGCGGGCTGCCAGCCGCTATTGGTTTGGTGATGCAGGAATTGCATGAGGCGGCGCAAGCACAGTTTCGGCGCATTGCTACTGGCGAGCAAGTGGTAGTGGGTACTAACAAGTTTCAGAACACGCGCGAGCATTTCGACTTCAACCCGAAACGCCTATTGCGCAGCCGGGAATTCGACTCGACGCGCGCTACCTACCCCTCGGAAGTGCTGCGGTTGGCAACGAGCCTGCACTTCGAGCGCCGAGAGAAAAAGCGGAAGCGGGCGGCGGTGGTGTTGCTCGGTTCGCACACCAACCAGCTCATTGAGGAGTCGTTTTTGCGGCTGCTCCCAGATCAGGAGCAGGCCGATCTACACGAATCACACCCGGTAGGGACGTTGTCGGTGTTGTTGTCGTCTACGGAGGAAGCCATTTTAATGTATGCCACGCCCGAGCAGTTTGGCCGCTTTGCGCGCTACATCTACCGGATTGCAGACGATGACACGACCTTTGTCCCTCCCGTGCTGATCACTGCCGACCTTGCCACTATGCAGGAAGCTGTACGCGTGTTTGGCTTTCAGGAGTTCACCGTGCAGGGCTACAGCACCGAAGACGTACTAGCGCGGCTCCAAGGAAAGTAA
- a CDS encoding 5'-nucleotidase C-terminal domain-containing protein translates to MHFLHSRTAALSLLAALALSSGCQRAAYVAKPTLQPVTAQPVGKTLADDPTALATIAPYRQRVTEQMTAVIGTAPSALVKSNGESPLANFVADLQRTRASRELGQPIDLGVMSNGGLRAPLPAGQVTLGSVFELMPFENELVVLDASAAVVQQLFDYGARVKMAFSGATYTVGPDGKATDIRIGNQPFNLTQSRVYTIAISDYLAGGGDNMVFFKSIKPRGTGVLLRNAIADQIRELTKQGKPVEAKVEGRVKSSS, encoded by the coding sequence ATGCATTTTCTTCACTCTCGCACGGCGGCGCTTAGCCTGCTAGCGGCCTTGGCACTTTCGTCGGGCTGTCAGCGCGCTGCCTATGTGGCCAAGCCAACTTTGCAGCCTGTTACGGCTCAACCCGTTGGCAAGACCTTAGCCGATGACCCTACGGCGTTGGCAACCATTGCGCCCTATCGTCAGCGCGTGACCGAGCAGATGACAGCAGTTATCGGAACGGCCCCTAGTGCCTTGGTTAAGAGTAATGGAGAGTCGCCGCTAGCTAATTTTGTGGCGGACTTGCAGCGGACCCGTGCCAGTCGGGAGCTAGGTCAGCCCATCGACTTAGGCGTGATGTCCAATGGCGGCCTGCGCGCCCCGCTGCCAGCCGGCCAAGTAACGCTAGGGTCTGTGTTTGAGCTGATGCCCTTCGAAAACGAGTTGGTGGTGCTGGATGCCTCCGCTGCCGTAGTGCAACAACTCTTCGACTATGGCGCCCGCGTGAAAATGGCTTTCTCCGGTGCTACGTACACCGTCGGCCCTGATGGCAAAGCTACCGACATCCGCATCGGCAATCAGCCATTCAATCTCACTCAGAGTCGCGTCTACACTATCGCCATCAGTGATTATTTAGCTGGTGGCGGCGACAATATGGTGTTCTTTAAGTCTATCAAGCCCCGCGGTACGGGGGTGTTGCTGCGCAATGCCATTGCCGACCAAATCCGGGAGTTGACCAAGCAAGGCAAGCCCGTGGAAGCAAAGGTGGAAGGCCGAGTGAAATCGAGTAGCTGA
- the dnaA gene encoding chromosomal replication initiator protein DnaA, with translation MLKDCHTVWANCLRVIQATIGEQSFRTWFLPIAPVALQNNVLIIQVPSTYFYEFLEEHYVEELKRAIHQELGPDGRLEYSIVVDQGNSQNQPRTLNLPTTRKVAGPAPVATPAAALAAGPMSSSARNVAAAAAAPAAQTMLRNPFEASKAVDRHYLHSQLNGSYTFENYIEGDCNRLSRSAGLAVANKPGTTSFNPLMIYGGVGLGKTHLVQAIGNHIKASNSDKFVLYVSAEKFTNQFIESLRANAVQDFANFYLLVDILILDDVQFLSGKDKTQEMFFHIFNHLHQAGKQIVMTSDRPPRDLVGLEDRLLSRFKWGLTADLQSPDFETRMAIIQNKMQQDGIDIPPQVVEYLAHSVNTNVRELEGVLISLVAQSSLNRREIDLEMAKQALRHIIEEVEAEVNIDFIQKTCAEYFSVPLDLLKAKTRKKEVVTARQVAMYFAKEHTSHSLKSIGHHFGGRDHSTVIHSVQTVSDLIDSDKSFRNQIVELRKKFAGK, from the coding sequence ATGCTGAAGGATTGCCATACAGTCTGGGCCAACTGCCTTCGCGTCATCCAAGCTACCATTGGTGAGCAGAGCTTCCGAACGTGGTTTCTACCCATTGCTCCGGTTGCGTTGCAGAACAATGTGCTCATCATTCAGGTACCGAGCACCTACTTCTACGAGTTTTTAGAGGAGCACTACGTCGAGGAACTGAAGCGAGCTATTCACCAGGAACTCGGGCCGGACGGCCGCTTGGAGTATAGCATTGTGGTAGACCAAGGCAACAGCCAGAATCAGCCCCGCACTCTCAACCTGCCTACTACCCGCAAGGTGGCGGGCCCTGCCCCGGTAGCCACGCCCGCCGCGGCCTTGGCTGCTGGCCCTATGTCCTCTTCGGCCCGCAATGTGGCCGCCGCCGCCGCGGCACCGGCTGCGCAAACCATGCTGCGCAACCCGTTCGAAGCCAGCAAGGCTGTCGACCGACACTACTTGCATTCGCAGCTCAACGGCAGCTACACCTTCGAGAACTATATCGAGGGCGACTGTAACCGTTTGTCGCGTTCGGCAGGTTTGGCCGTGGCCAATAAGCCCGGCACTACCAGCTTCAATCCGCTCATGATTTATGGCGGCGTGGGGCTGGGCAAAACGCACTTGGTGCAAGCCATTGGCAACCACATCAAGGCCAGCAACTCCGACAAGTTTGTGTTGTATGTGTCGGCTGAGAAGTTCACCAACCAGTTTATCGAGAGCTTACGGGCCAATGCCGTACAGGACTTCGCCAACTTCTACTTGCTGGTTGATATTCTGATTCTTGATGACGTGCAGTTTTTGTCGGGCAAAGACAAAACGCAGGAGATGTTCTTCCACATCTTCAACCACTTGCACCAAGCTGGCAAGCAGATCGTAATGACTTCCGACCGGCCCCCGCGCGACCTAGTGGGCTTGGAAGATCGGTTGCTTTCCCGCTTCAAATGGGGCCTCACCGCCGACCTGCAAAGCCCCGACTTCGAGACCCGCATGGCCATCATCCAAAACAAAATGCAGCAGGATGGCATCGACATCCCGCCGCAGGTGGTGGAGTACTTGGCGCATTCGGTCAATACCAACGTGCGCGAACTGGAAGGCGTACTGATTTCGCTGGTGGCCCAAAGTAGCCTCAACCGTCGCGAAATCGACTTGGAGATGGCCAAGCAGGCCCTTCGCCATATCATTGAGGAAGTGGAGGCGGAGGTCAACATTGACTTCATCCAGAAAACTTGCGCCGAGTACTTCAGCGTGCCACTGGATTTGCTTAAAGCGAAAACCCGTAAGAAAGAAGTGGTAACCGCGCGGCAAGTGGCCATGTACTTCGCCAAAGAGCACACTAGTCATTCGCTCAAGAGCATCGGCCACCATTTCGGCGGCCGCGACCATAGCACCGTTATCCACTCCGTGCAGACCGTTTCGGACCTGATCGATTCCGATAAAAGCTTCCGTAACCAGATAGTTGAGCTGCGCAAGAAGTTTGCTGGCAAGTAG
- a CDS encoding bifunctional metallophosphatase/5'-nucleotidase, whose translation MNRREFLKHTGVGAAGLGLLGLSLPTAAANTKASRLVILHTNDMHSRIEPFPDNAAQYAGMGGMAHRASLIKQVREQEPNVLLLDSGDIWQGTPYFNFFMGELEYKLMSEMKYDASTLGNHDFDNGLEGLQKQLPNATFPFLIANYDFSGTILAGRFQPYKVFEKAGHRIGVFGLGIEMAGLVADKNFGATKYLDPIATAKEMVAKLRGPEKCDLVICLSHLGYKYQGAKVDDFKLAAGAPGIDLILGGHTHTFLDKPDVVAGANGHQTLINQVGWSGINLGRLDYTFERGTRRSSVAMASVVPVQAA comes from the coding sequence GTGAACCGTCGCGAATTTCTCAAACATACAGGAGTAGGTGCCGCAGGACTAGGCTTGCTAGGCTTAAGCTTGCCGACGGCCGCTGCCAATACGAAAGCTAGCCGGTTGGTAATCTTGCACACCAACGATATGCACTCCCGCATCGAGCCGTTTCCGGATAATGCTGCGCAGTACGCAGGCATGGGCGGCATGGCTCATCGGGCATCCCTCATCAAGCAGGTACGGGAGCAAGAGCCCAACGTGCTCCTTCTTGACTCCGGCGACATCTGGCAGGGCACGCCGTATTTCAACTTTTTCATGGGAGAGTTGGAGTACAAGCTCATGAGCGAAATGAAGTACGATGCCAGTACCCTCGGCAACCACGACTTCGACAACGGCTTGGAAGGCTTGCAGAAGCAATTGCCCAATGCCACGTTCCCTTTCCTGATTGCTAACTACGATTTTTCGGGTACCATCTTGGCTGGTCGCTTTCAGCCCTACAAAGTATTCGAGAAGGCTGGTCACCGTATTGGAGTGTTCGGGCTTGGGATTGAGATGGCGGGTTTAGTAGCCGATAAAAACTTCGGCGCCACCAAGTACCTCGACCCGATAGCTACGGCTAAGGAGATGGTAGCTAAACTACGCGGTCCAGAAAAGTGCGACTTAGTTATCTGCCTCTCGCACCTCGGCTACAAATACCAAGGTGCTAAAGTTGACGACTTCAAGCTAGCCGCCGGTGCCCCCGGCATCGACCTGATTTTAGGCGGCCACACCCATACGTTCCTCGACAAACCAGACGTTGTAGCAGGAGCCAATGGCCATCAGACGCTCATCAACCAGGTCGGGTGGTCCGGTATCAATCTTGGCCGCCTCGACTACACATTTGAGCGTGGCACCCGCCGGTCGAGCGTTGCTATGGCTTCTGTAGTGCCCGTGCAAGCTGCCTGA